One segment of Salinibaculum sp. SYNS191 DNA contains the following:
- a CDS encoding type IV toxin-antitoxin system AbiEi family antitoxin domain-containing protein, which yields MQLPIDDRILELLSETGIILSPAVIAINIDKSRDEVNRRLSKLVDKGMVERVKRGYYRITPDGEAYLQGESESS from the coding sequence ATGCAGTTGCCCATTGACGACAGAATCCTTGAGCTGTTGTCTGAGACAGGTATTATACTGTCGCCCGCGGTAATCGCTATCAACATCGACAAATCCAGAGATGAAGTCAATCGTCGTCTTTCCAAACTTGTTGATAAAGGGATGGTAGAACGTGTGAAGAGGGGCTACTATCGAATTACACCAGACGGCGAAGCATATCTTCAGGGAGAATCCGAAAGCTCCTGA
- a CDS encoding PadR family transcriptional regulator, whose translation MSTDTTTTDSTDTTTTWTDLSAFQRDTLAVLQEIDHEDATSYGLEIKRRLEDLYGEEVNHGRLYPNLDQLVQADLVEKSDLDERTNRYALTHAGKRLLEVQAEHLATLTDICQAEVVADGGQEFVPVHFIAYEDDADLEIDDSGEDPTVANHDELVNSGQTFGEIRMMSREHAEEYDLDVVTQDDALWCDEVADLDIGEAVRVDDLREEGAVS comes from the coding sequence ATGAGTACCGACACCACCACGACCGACAGTACCGATACCACGACCACCTGGACGGACCTGTCCGCGTTCCAGCGCGACACGCTCGCCGTCCTGCAGGAGATCGACCACGAGGATGCCACGAGCTACGGGCTCGAAATCAAGCGCCGGCTCGAAGACCTCTACGGCGAAGAGGTCAACCACGGCCGGCTGTACCCGAACCTCGATCAACTCGTTCAGGCCGACCTGGTCGAAAAGAGCGACCTCGACGAGCGCACGAATCGCTACGCGTTGACTCACGCCGGGAAGCGCCTGCTCGAAGTGCAGGCCGAACATCTCGCGACGCTGACCGACATCTGCCAAGCCGAGGTCGTCGCCGACGGCGGGCAGGAGTTCGTCCCGGTACACTTCATCGCCTACGAGGACGACGCCGACTTGGAGATTGATGACAGCGGCGAGGATCCGACCGTCGCGAACCACGACGAGCTGGTCAACAGCGGCCAGACGTTCGGCGAGATCCGCATGATGTCCCGCGAGCACGCGGAGGAGTACGACCTCGATGTCGTCACCCAGGACGACGCGCTCTGGTGCGACGAGGTTGCAGACCTGGATATCGGCGAGGCCGTCCGGGTCGACGACCTGCGCGAGGAGGGCGCCGTCTCATGA